A stretch of the Pirellulales bacterium genome encodes the following:
- a CDS encoding DNA-binding transcriptional regulator — MYRRRAIALLIETSNGYARGLLAGVLNYVRHHDSWSLYLPEQDRGADPPPWLATWAGDGILARIETPTIAAAIRQTGLPAIDLSAGRHWTEIPWVESDDERVAQLAVDHFLERNFRILACCSVPYFNWSRWRAEHFLAQAAEHASSTQLLQMLHRQEVGYDWTTERERLAEWLRQLPKPVGIFACYDILAQQILDVCRDLDLAVPEEVAVLGVDNDELICNACDPPLSSVNLDPEKTGYEAARLLDEWLQGNRPAAEAHLIPPLGVAKRDSTDIIAIADPVVARALRFIREHACAGAKVNDVVAVGDLSRRVLENRFRNATGKTPHDFLVHFRLERAKQLLAETSLTLAAVAERAGFGHAEYLSTVFQKMLGTNPGAWRKKQQRGPKE; from the coding sequence ATGTACCGCCGCCGTGCCATCGCCTTGTTGATCGAAACCTCCAACGGCTACGCGCGGGGGTTGTTGGCGGGCGTTTTGAATTATGTGCGGCACCATGACTCTTGGTCGTTGTATCTGCCAGAGCAGGACCGGGGTGCCGACCCTCCCCCTTGGCTGGCTACTTGGGCGGGGGATGGCATCCTGGCCCGTATCGAAACCCCCACAATTGCCGCGGCGATCCGCCAGACAGGCTTGCCGGCCATTGATCTGAGCGCCGGCCGGCACTGGACCGAAATTCCCTGGGTGGAATCAGACGATGAGCGGGTCGCGCAACTGGCCGTGGATCATTTTCTTGAGCGGAATTTTCGCATCCTGGCCTGCTGCTCGGTGCCGTATTTTAATTGGTCCCGGTGGCGGGCGGAGCATTTTTTGGCCCAGGCGGCGGAGCATGCCAGTTCCACGCAATTGCTGCAAATGCTGCACCGCCAAGAAGTTGGGTATGACTGGACCACCGAACGGGAGCGTCTGGCCGAATGGTTGCGGCAACTTCCCAAACCCGTGGGAATTTTCGCCTGTTATGATATCTTGGCCCAGCAAATTTTGGATGTTTGTCGCGATTTAGACCTAGCCGTTCCGGAGGAAGTGGCGGTGCTAGGCGTGGATAATGACGAACTGATCTGTAATGCCTGTGACCCGCCCCTGTCCAGTGTGAATTTGGATCCTGAAAAAACCGGTTACGAAGCTGCGCGGCTGCTGGACGAATGGCTGCAAGGAAACCGCCCCGCCGCGGAGGCGCATTTGATCCCCCCCTTGGGCGTGGCCAAGCGGGACTCGACGGATATTATTGCCATTGCCGATCCGGTGGTCGCGCGGGCGTTGCGATTTATTCGCGAACATGCCTGCGCGGGGGCCAAAGTGAACGATGTGGTGGCCGTGGGGGATTTGTCGCGTCGGGTATTAGAGAACCGGTTTCGCAACGCCACGGGCAAAACACCGCATGATTTTTTGGTGCATTTTCGGCTGGAGCGGGCAAAGCAGTTGTTGGCGGAGACCTCGTTGACGTTAGCCGCCGTGGCGGAACGAGCGGGCTTTGGCCATGCGGAATACCTGAGCACGGTCTTTCAAAAAATGTTGGGAACCAACCCCGGAGCCTGGCGTAAAAAACAACAGCGGGGACCAAAGGAATAG
- a CDS encoding PQQ-binding-like beta-propeller repeat protein, which translates to MQIDRQVYHAGLFCSLLLLCAPWLAYGDNWPQFRGPDNQGHATSTTAPLKWSAKDNIAWKTAIPGEGWSSPIVWEDRVFVTTAADGGKSCRLLALDRKSGEILWNKEVFTQELLRKEGRNTYATPTPATDGQRVYACFGDGSFAAVDFQGEIVWTNRDYKFYSQHGLGTSPILHEGLLIMPRDGSSEGEDKKVGWQTPWDGAYIIALDAATGREKWKAARGQSRISHGAPCLWKSPAGTQLISEAGDVVQGFDLKTGKRLWSSEVIGEGKVPSTIIGAGLVFTAGGWGGKETIKAFKLGGMGELKEQNLVWEQAKGMPKVPSMIFVAPYLYAMTDEGVASCFDEQTGKIVWQKRIGGNFSASPVAVGDRLYFVGDEGETVVLAAKKEFAELARNPLGEKVQASPAVAHGQLFIRTEGHLFCIGQLK; encoded by the coding sequence ATGCAAATTGATCGCCAAGTTTATCACGCGGGGCTGTTCTGTTCGCTACTGCTGCTTTGTGCCCCTTGGCTGGCCTACGGCGATAACTGGCCGCAATTTCGCGGTCCGGATAATCAGGGGCACGCGACCAGCACGACGGCTCCCCTAAAATGGTCCGCTAAGGACAACATTGCTTGGAAAACCGCCATCCCTGGTGAGGGCTGGTCGTCGCCGATTGTGTGGGAGGATCGCGTGTTTGTCACCACCGCCGCGGACGGGGGCAAGTCGTGCCGCCTCCTCGCGCTCGACCGCAAATCGGGAGAAATTTTGTGGAATAAAGAAGTGTTCACACAGGAACTGCTTCGTAAAGAGGGGCGCAACACGTATGCCACGCCGACCCCCGCGACCGATGGCCAGCGGGTGTATGCCTGTTTTGGCGATGGGAGTTTCGCGGCGGTCGATTTTCAGGGGGAGATCGTGTGGACCAATCGCGATTACAAATTTTATAGTCAGCATGGCCTGGGGACGTCCCCCATCCTGCATGAGGGGCTACTGATAATGCCCCGCGACGGCAGCAGTGAAGGCGAGGATAAAAAAGTAGGTTGGCAAACACCGTGGGACGGGGCGTACATTATCGCTTTGGATGCCGCGACCGGCCGGGAAAAATGGAAAGCCGCGCGCGGCCAGTCCCGCATCTCGCACGGCGCTCCCTGCTTGTGGAAGTCCCCCGCCGGAACGCAGCTTATTAGCGAGGCCGGCGACGTGGTGCAGGGCTTTGACCTAAAAACCGGCAAACGGCTCTGGAGTAGCGAAGTCATCGGCGAAGGGAAAGTCCCCTCCACGATCATCGGCGCCGGCCTGGTTTTTACCGCTGGCGGCTGGGGGGGAAAGGAAACGATCAAAGCGTTTAAGCTGGGGGGAATGGGTGAGTTAAAAGAGCAAAATCTGGTCTGGGAACAGGCCAAAGGAATGCCCAAGGTTCCGTCCATGATTTTTGTCGCGCCGTATCTGTATGCGATGACGGACGAGGGGGTGGCAAGTTGCTTTGATGAACAAACGGGGAAAATTGTCTGGCAAAAACGGATTGGGGGGAATTTTTCGGCTTCGCCGGTGGCGGTGGGGGATCGACTGTACTTTGTCGGTGACGAGGGGGAGACGGTGGTCTTGGCCGCCAAGAAGGAATTTGCCGAACTGGCCAGAAACCCGTTAGGCGAGAAGGTCCAGGCCTCCCCCGCAGTCGCGCATGGGCAGTTGTTTATTCGCACGGAGGGGCATCTGTTTTGCATCGGCCAATTGAAATAG
- a CDS encoding GntR family transcriptional regulator — MSGGLRAARPQQRKVGKQRPGTAGESPALPIPRAVPKDHIPSESRAVPGSRALLKDRAYDAIKSRLQDARFPAGTLLSERQLETLLGMSKTPIKAALERLEQEGFVTISPQQGILVRELSIQEIADHFELRKALESYVVAAITGNLSSRQTAEIERNLRQQVQAAAKGAVARLVELDAEFHLLLFRVFGNQAMLDCLLTHRERMQRVIFQVMSQAPGRLTAAVAEHEGIFAAISAGKSPLAVKLLRQHLDYGKQYLVASRWS, encoded by the coding sequence ATGTCCGGTGGATTGCGCGCGGCGCGGCCGCAACAGCGAAAAGTCGGCAAGCAGCGGCCAGGAACCGCCGGGGAGTCCCCCGCGTTGCCCATACCCCGCGCGGTGCCCAAGGACCACATCCCGTCTGAATCGCGCGCCGTGCCTGGATCACGCGCGCTACTAAAGGACCGCGCCTATGACGCGATCAAGTCGCGGTTGCAGGACGCGCGCTTTCCCGCCGGCACGCTCCTTTCGGAACGGCAGTTGGAAACACTGCTGGGCATGAGCAAAACGCCCATCAAGGCCGCGCTCGAGCGGCTAGAACAAGAGGGTTTTGTCACGATTTCGCCCCAACAGGGGATTTTGGTCCGCGAGCTTTCCATTCAGGAAATCGCGGATCATTTTGAACTGCGCAAGGCCCTCGAATCTTACGTGGTCGCGGCGATTACCGGAAATCTCTCTTCCCGGCAAACCGCCGAGATTGAGCGTAATCTGCGCCAACAAGTTCAGGCAGCGGCTAAGGGGGCCGTCGCCCGTCTGGTCGAATTAGACGCGGAGTTCCACTTGCTGCTCTTTCGGGTCTTTGGCAATCAGGCGATGTTGGATTGTCTGCTGACCCATCGAGAGCGGATGCAGCGGGTGATCTTTCAAGTCATGTCCCAGGCGCCGGGGCGTTTGACGGCCGCGGTGGCGGAACACGAAGGGATTTTTGCCGCGATTTCCGCCGGAAAATCGCCGCTGGCGGTCAAGTTGCTCCGGCAGCATTTGGATTATGGCAAACAGTATTTAGTCGCTTCTCGTTGGTCTTAA
- a CDS encoding glycoside hydrolase family 140 protein: MNACQNYVPARRVATGRVLFALASLVWFAWQQAAADSPAPVKLRVSDNHRYLVQGEKGQPFFYLGDTAWELFHRLNREEADKYLELRAKQGYTVIQAVALAELDGLNTPNAYGHKPLVDNDPTKPAVTDGPENDYWDHVDYIVKKANSVGLVVGLLPTWGDKWNKKWGVGPEIFTPENAEQYGQWLGQRYKDAAVIWILGGDRPVESDLHREIIRRMAAGLHQGDGGAHLRTFHPTGGNGSAQEFHQDEWLDFNMRQNGHEPGFTKRYDQTRVDYDRQPVKPVLDGEPIYEDHPVSFKADEQGHSISGDVRRPLYWNLFTGACGHTYGHHSVWQMWSPGRDPINNPLLPWDQAILQPGADQMRHGRALLESRPHGDRIPLDKLIVTDRVPTSVPGAGRYRFVATGDQGGSYAFVYAPIGRPFKVRMDGITGKQVQAWWFNPLDGQAKEIGLFENRGEREFTPPQPGEMVDWVLVLDDAAKKYSPPGQKQ; the protein is encoded by the coding sequence ATGAATGCTTGTCAAAATTACGTCCCCGCACGGAGAGTCGCCACCGGAAGAGTGCTCTTTGCACTGGCTAGTCTGGTTTGGTTTGCATGGCAACAAGCTGCCGCCGATTCACCCGCCCCGGTTAAGCTGCGGGTCAGCGATAACCACCGTTATCTGGTCCAGGGGGAAAAAGGCCAACCATTTTTTTACCTGGGGGATACCGCCTGGGAGTTGTTTCACCGGCTCAATCGGGAGGAAGCCGACAAATATCTGGAACTGCGGGCCAAGCAAGGCTACACCGTGATTCAGGCGGTCGCCCTGGCCGAGTTGGATGGACTTAACACGCCCAACGCTTATGGGCATAAGCCGCTGGTGGATAATGATCCGACCAAACCGGCGGTAACGGACGGCCCGGAAAATGATTACTGGGATCACGTGGATTACATTGTTAAAAAGGCGAACTCCGTCGGCCTGGTGGTGGGGTTGCTGCCGACCTGGGGAGATAAATGGAATAAAAAATGGGGGGTTGGACCGGAAATTTTTACCCCTGAAAATGCCGAACAGTATGGCCAGTGGTTAGGCCAGCGATACAAGGATGCCGCGGTCATTTGGATCCTGGGAGGGGACCGGCCGGTGGAAAGCGACCTCCACCGCGAGATCATCCGCCGAATGGCGGCGGGCTTGCACCAGGGAGACGGCGGCGCGCACTTGAGGACATTTCACCCGACGGGGGGGAATGGCTCAGCACAAGAATTTCATCAGGACGAGTGGCTCGATTTTAATATGCGGCAAAACGGCCACGAGCCGGGCTTTACCAAGCGTTACGATCAAACCCGCGTCGATTACGATCGTCAGCCGGTAAAACCGGTCCTGGACGGCGAGCCGATCTACGAAGACCACCCGGTTTCTTTCAAAGCCGACGAACAGGGACACTCCATCAGCGGCGACGTTCGCCGACCGTTGTACTGGAATTTATTCACCGGCGCCTGTGGGCATACCTATGGGCATCATTCGGTCTGGCAAATGTGGTCCCCCGGGCGCGACCCCATCAATAATCCGCTCTTGCCCTGGGATCAAGCGATATTGCAGCCCGGCGCCGATCAAATGCGTCATGGGCGGGCCCTGCTGGAGTCGCGTCCCCACGGCGATAGGATCCCCCTGGATAAGCTGATCGTCACGGATCGCGTGCCGACCAGCGTACCCGGCGCGGGACGGTATCGCTTTGTGGCGACCGGAGACCAGGGGGGAAGTTATGCGTTTGTGTACGCCCCGATAGGCCGACCGTTCAAGGTGCGCATGGACGGGATCACCGGCAAGCAGGTCCAGGCATGGTGGTTTAACCCGCTTGATGGCCAGGCAAAGGAAATCGGCTTGTTTGAGAATCGGGGAGAACGGGAATTTACACCGCCACAGCCGGGAGAGATGGTCGATTGGGTGTTGGTCCTGGATGATGCGGCCAAAAAATATTCACCACCAGGACAAAAGCAATAG
- a CDS encoding ThuA domain-containing protein has product MRLPYPTPVVRLLRNCLLLLASFTVMGGAALAVEPLQDTRSPSTAANLVPAIPPAGQPAPLRVLFLGDDGHHRPEMLYKQLQGPLGRREIALTYTKNLADLNLPLLNQYDALVIYANHDKLDAAAEEALLQYVESGKGLVALHCASFCFLNSEKYIALVGGQFSRHGTGTFRVEPVQPPQDPLVGYEGFESWDETYVHTKHNDRDRVILEYRYGADQANSPAKKPGSSTQDGQKGEPWTWIRTQEKGRVFYTAWGHDERTWTNPGFTNLVERGIRWVCRQDPSLVPAFRDPAYFPVPKLTAPRTDLTQPTYQDVGPKIPNYRADAKRWGELGQALNLMQDPLPPAESLLRYQTPVGFELKLYASEENFLNKPIAMNWDERGRLWICETLDYPNELQKPGQGRDRIRICEDTNQDGIADKFTVFAEGLSIPTAILPVRGGALVQNATETLFLRDTTGDDVADERKTLITGWNAGDTHGGVSNFVYGPDNWIYAMQGYNDSHPVLTRENGQKPVATPGFRMGFFRFKLSPGDSPEVAEIEFLRSTDNNTWGIGFSEEGYLFGSTANRNPSVYLPIPNRYYEAVRGWTPDLMSPRMADTHLFVTTGSDKIRQVDQHGGYTAGAGHALYTARNYPASWWNRTAFVCEPTGKLVGGFVITPRGAGFTSKNLFNLVQSNDEWAAPIMAEVGPDGNVWILDWYNFVVQHNPTPAGFKTGKGNAYESDLRDKRHGRIYRLVYQAGDQEKASPNKPDLNLHNATPGELLAALANDNLFWRRQAQRLILERNLQDLRPQLRELALRGDLDAIGLNAGALHAVWTLAGLGEWANDTPWDAAFVQKLLAHPCAAVRRAILQVLPSAERAVELILAANVLTDEHPQVRLAALLALADQPESQAAGDALAKLLADAPLLADRWLSEAFTCAAARQAAPFLQAVAARSAVQKEPSVAANKLPNPELIQIVAEHWAKGKPDAAALAQMVKSLAGKDSAAQEALLTGICRGWPRDYTLSFPADLEQTLLDLLPQLSAEGQSQLIRWGVRQGSVRFAGFTRQLADSWGKILSDPTKENSQRVAAAQELLNLQPTDEATLDQVLRWIEPQHPPELAQGLLGILSTSTQDSLGGKIVARLPRLPPQTKAAAMRLLLKRGATAGALLTALEERSVLVSDLSLDQQQALANHPDKALGARAKKLLASGGGLPNPDREVVIRAYHASSELTGDAARGQKLFKEICAKCHRHSGEGANIGPDLTGMAVHPKHELLTQILDPSRSVEANFRQYTVETTGGLVYTGLLAAESQSSIQIIDTEAKPLAIPRDEIDSLTATNKSLMPEGFEKQLSVEQMTDLLEFLTTRGKYLPLPLNRVANAVSTRSLFFDQEGAGDTIVLPAWGNVKVEGVDFSLIDPQGDRVKNVVMLRGSEGMIPPAMPQSVSIPCNSPARAIHLLSGVSGWGYPYVQEKSVAMSVRIKYADGKTEDHPLQNGVHFADYIRRVDVSGSKFALDAEGKQIRYLRIEPKRAERIESLEFNKESRETAPLIFAVTVEGP; this is encoded by the coding sequence ATGCGCCTCCCCTACCCGACGCCAGTTGTGAGGTTGTTGCGGAATTGTTTGCTATTGTTGGCGAGCTTTACTGTGATGGGTGGGGCAGCGCTGGCGGTTGAACCACTCCAAGATACCCGTTCTCCCTCCACCGCTGCAAATCTTGTTCCCGCGATTCCCCCGGCAGGGCAGCCTGCTCCGCTACGCGTGTTGTTTTTGGGGGACGACGGCCATCATCGGCCGGAGATGTTGTACAAACAGTTGCAGGGTCCGTTGGGCCGGCGAGAAATCGCGCTCACGTATACCAAGAACCTGGCCGATCTGAATTTGCCGCTGCTTAATCAGTACGATGCACTCGTGATTTATGCCAATCACGATAAATTGGATGCCGCCGCCGAAGAGGCTTTGTTGCAGTATGTCGAATCGGGCAAGGGCCTGGTGGCGTTGCACTGTGCCAGTTTCTGTTTTTTGAACTCCGAGAAATACATTGCGCTGGTGGGAGGTCAATTTTCGCGGCATGGAACGGGAACTTTTCGTGTGGAGCCCGTTCAACCTCCCCAAGATCCGCTAGTGGGGTATGAGGGATTTGAAAGCTGGGACGAAACTTACGTCCATACAAAACATAATGACCGCGACCGTGTGATCCTGGAATATCGCTATGGCGCGGACCAAGCCAATAGTCCCGCCAAAAAGCCTGGTTCCTCCACTCAAGATGGCCAAAAGGGGGAGCCGTGGACTTGGATTCGCACCCAGGAAAAAGGGCGCGTATTTTACACAGCGTGGGGGCATGATGAACGAACCTGGACTAATCCCGGATTTACCAATTTGGTTGAACGCGGGATCCGCTGGGTATGTCGACAAGACCCCTCCCTGGTTCCGGCGTTTCGGGATCCTGCGTATTTCCCGGTACCAAAATTAACGGCCCCGCGTACAGATTTGACCCAGCCAACCTATCAAGATGTCGGCCCCAAGATCCCCAATTACCGCGCCGATGCCAAACGCTGGGGCGAATTGGGTCAGGCTCTTAACTTGATGCAGGATCCCCTGCCGCCGGCGGAATCCCTCCTGCGATATCAAACCCCGGTCGGCTTTGAATTAAAGCTCTACGCCAGCGAGGAAAACTTTTTAAATAAACCGATCGCCATGAATTGGGACGAGCGGGGGAGGTTGTGGATTTGCGAAACGCTGGATTATCCCAATGAGCTACAAAAACCTGGACAGGGGCGGGACCGGATCCGCATTTGCGAAGACACCAATCAAGATGGCATCGCCGACAAGTTTACTGTCTTTGCCGAGGGGTTAAGCATACCCACGGCGATTTTACCCGTGCGCGGCGGCGCCTTGGTCCAGAATGCCACCGAGACGCTATTTCTGCGGGATACCACCGGAGACGACGTGGCGGACGAGCGTAAAACGCTGATCACTGGTTGGAATGCCGGCGATACGCATGGCGGCGTGAGCAACTTTGTCTATGGACCGGACAACTGGATTTACGCCATGCAGGGATACAATGACTCGCATCCGGTGCTTACTCGTGAAAACGGCCAAAAACCTGTTGCCACGCCCGGCTTTCGGATGGGCTTTTTTCGGTTCAAGCTGTCCCCTGGCGATTCCCCGGAGGTGGCCGAAATTGAATTTCTCCGTTCGACGGATAACAACACCTGGGGGATCGGCTTTTCCGAAGAAGGGTATCTGTTTGGCTCCACCGCCAATCGCAATCCGAGTGTTTACCTACCCATTCCCAATCGTTATTACGAGGCGGTGCGCGGCTGGACGCCGGACTTGATGAGTCCACGGATGGCGGACACGCATTTGTTTGTCACCACGGGTAGCGACAAAATCCGCCAAGTCGACCAGCACGGGGGTTATACCGCCGGCGCGGGGCACGCGCTTTACACCGCGCGCAACTATCCCGCCTCCTGGTGGAATCGGACCGCTTTTGTGTGCGAGCCCACGGGCAAGTTAGTCGGTGGCTTTGTCATCACTCCGCGCGGCGCGGGCTTTACCAGCAAAAACCTATTCAACCTAGTCCAAAGCAACGACGAATGGGCGGCCCCGATCATGGCCGAGGTCGGTCCCGATGGGAACGTGTGGATTTTAGACTGGTACAACTTTGTTGTGCAGCACAATCCCACCCCGGCGGGCTTTAAAACCGGCAAGGGAAACGCCTATGAAAGCGATTTGCGCGACAAACGGCATGGGCGGATTTATCGGCTGGTGTATCAAGCCGGGGACCAAGAGAAAGCCTCGCCGAACAAGCCGGACTTGAATTTGCACAATGCCACACCGGGGGAATTACTGGCCGCGCTGGCGAACGACAATTTATTTTGGCGGAGGCAGGCGCAGCGATTGATTTTAGAGCGTAATCTGCAAGATTTACGCCCCCAATTACGCGAACTGGCCTTGCGGGGGGACTTGGACGCCATTGGACTAAATGCCGGCGCGCTGCACGCGGTTTGGACGCTGGCGGGATTAGGCGAATGGGCGAATGACACCCCGTGGGACGCGGCATTTGTGCAAAAATTGCTGGCCCACCCCTGCGCGGCGGTCCGTCGGGCGATCTTGCAAGTTTTGCCCTCCGCGGAACGTGCCGTGGAACTGATTTTAGCGGCGAATGTCTTGACTGATGAACATCCACAGGTCCGTTTGGCGGCATTATTGGCCCTGGCCGATCAACCCGAGTCCCAAGCCGCGGGTGACGCCTTGGCCAAACTATTGGCGGATGCTCCGCTGTTGGCGGATCGCTGGCTGAGCGAGGCCTTTACCTGTGCCGCGGCGCGGCAGGCCGCGCCATTCTTGCAGGCCGTAGCCGCTCGGTCCGCGGTACAAAAAGAACCCTCCGTCGCGGCAAATAAATTGCCCAACCCGGAATTGATTCAAATCGTCGCCGAACACTGGGCCAAGGGAAAGCCCGACGCCGCGGCCCTGGCACAAATGGTCAAATCCCTGGCGGGTAAAGACTCCGCCGCGCAAGAAGCCCTCCTTACGGGAATATGCCGGGGCTGGCCCCGGGACTATACCCTTAGTTTCCCGGCGGACTTGGAACAAACTTTGTTGGATTTGCTGCCGCAACTTTCAGCGGAAGGACAATCCCAACTGATTCGCTGGGGGGTGCGCCAGGGGAGCGTGCGTTTTGCCGGTTTTACGCGGCAGTTGGCTGATTCGTGGGGAAAAATATTGTCTGATCCGACAAAGGAAAATTCCCAACGCGTGGCCGCCGCCCAAGAACTTTTGAATTTGCAGCCGACCGATGAGGCAACGCTGGATCAAGTGCTGCGCTGGATCGAGCCGCAACATCCGCCCGAATTGGCGCAGGGACTGCTGGGCATCTTGTCCACATCCACGCAGGACAGCCTGGGTGGAAAAATTGTCGCTCGTTTGCCCCGTTTACCGCCGCAAACCAAAGCGGCCGCGATGCGACTATTATTAAAGCGGGGAGCCACGGCCGGAGCGTTGCTCACGGCACTCGAGGAGCGATCCGTGCTCGTCAGCGATTTATCACTGGATCAACAACAGGCGCTGGCCAACCATCCCGACAAAGCGTTGGGCGCGCGGGCCAAGAAGCTGCTGGCCAGCGGTGGGGGCCTGCCTAATCCCGATCGCGAGGTGGTCATCCGGGCCTATCATGCCAGTTCGGAATTAACGGGGGATGCAGCGCGGGGGCAAAAACTGTTTAAGGAAATTTGCGCCAAGTGTCATCGCCATAGCGGTGAAGGGGCCAATATTGGCCCTGATTTAACCGGCATGGCCGTGCATCCCAAGCATGAACTATTGACGCAAATTCTGGACCCCAGCCGCAGCGTGGAGGCCAACTTTCGCCAATACACGGTCGAAACCACCGGCGGGCTGGTGTATACCGGCCTGCTGGCGGCGGAGTCGCAAAGTTCGATCCAAATCATCGACACCGAGGCCAAGCCTCTGGCGATTCCCCGGGACGAGATCGATTCGTTAACCGCGACAAATAAGTCCCTGATGCCGGAGGGGTTTGAAAAGCAGCTTTCCGTTGAACAAATGACGGATTTACTGGAATTTCTCACAACCCGCGGCAAGTATCTCCCTTTGCCGCTTAACCGCGTGGCCAACGCGGTCAGTACTCGCAGTCTGTTTTTTGACCAAGAGGGGGCCGGGGATACGATTGTTTTGCCGGCCTGGGGAAACGTAAAGGTGGAAGGGGTGGACTTTAGCCTGATTGATCCGCAAGGGGACCGCGTGAAAAATGTGGTCATGCTGCGGGGTAGCGAAGGGATGATTCCTCCCGCCATGCCACAGAGCGTAAGCATTCCCTGCAATAGCCCCGCCCGGGCGATCCACCTGCTGAGCGGCGTAAGTGGTTGGGGATATCCTTATGTCCAGGAAAAATCAGTTGCGATGAGCGTGCGCATCAAATACGCTGATGGAAAAACAGAGGACCATCCCTTGCAGAATGGCGTGCACTTTGCCGATTATATCCGCCGCGTCGATGTGTCGGGGTCAAAATTTGCCCTGGACGCCGAGGGAAAGCAAATCCGGTATTTGCGGATCGAGCCGAAACGCGCGGAACGTATCGAATCGCTAGAGTTTAATAAGGAATCCCGCGAAACCGCCCCGCTGATCTTTGCCGTTACCGTGGAAGGCCCCTAA
- a CDS encoding Gfo/Idh/MocA family oxidoreductase, with product MRELRFALFGTGFWARYQLAAWRELPQAKCVALYNRTRAKAERLADEFGISAVYDQPEELLRREELDFVDIVTDVGTHVQFTQMALSRGLPVICQKPLAPLLREARALTEQAGAAGLPLLVHENWRWQRPIRRLKEILTSGVCGELVRARIDYAHSFPVFDNQPFLKDLRRFILTDIGTHILDVARFLFGEPATVFCHMRRIRPDIAGEDLATVVLMQDNEEAAGGLGVTCNLSYASRWELDRFPQTLIAVEGTAGGVSLGLDYELRIFGPDGVQRELAPPPDYPWADPQYALVQSSIVDCQRNLLGALLGEGPAETTAEDNLRTLTLVDAAYASAENACVIPVALI from the coding sequence ATGAGGGAACTGAGGTTTGCGCTCTTTGGAACAGGCTTTTGGGCACGTTATCAACTGGCGGCGTGGCGGGAATTGCCCCAGGCAAAGTGCGTCGCTTTGTACAATCGTACCCGTGCCAAGGCGGAAAGACTTGCCGACGAGTTTGGCATTTCCGCCGTGTACGACCAGCCAGAGGAATTGTTGCGCCGTGAAGAGCTGGACTTTGTGGATATAGTGACCGATGTCGGCACGCATGTGCAATTTACCCAAATGGCACTTTCTCGGGGCTTGCCGGTAATTTGCCAAAAACCACTGGCCCCCTTGCTGCGCGAGGCCCGCGCATTAACCGAACAAGCCGGCGCGGCGGGCTTGCCTTTGCTCGTCCATGAAAATTGGCGTTGGCAGCGACCCATCCGGCGGCTTAAGGAAATCCTGACTAGCGGCGTCTGCGGAGAGTTAGTCCGGGCACGGATCGATTACGCCCACAGTTTTCCGGTGTTTGACAATCAACCATTTTTAAAGGACTTAAGGCGGTTCATTTTGACCGATATCGGGACGCACATTTTGGACGTGGCGCGGTTTTTATTTGGCGAGCCAGCAACCGTCTTTTGTCATATGCGGCGAATCCGGCCCGATATCGCGGGAGAAGACCTGGCCACCGTCGTCCTGATGCAGGACAACGAGGAAGCTGCCGGCGGCTTGGGCGTGACCTGCAACCTGAGTTATGCCAGCCGGTGGGAATTGGACCGCTTTCCCCAGACTCTCATTGCGGTCGAGGGGACCGCCGGGGGGGTGTCCTTGGGTTTGGACTATGAACTGCGGATATTTGGGCCGGATGGCGTCCAGCGCGAATTGGCCCCGCCGCCAGATTACCCCTGGGCGGACCCGCAATACGCGCTCGTGCAATCGAGCATCGTCGATTGTCAAAGGAATTTACTGGGGGCGCTGTTGGGCGAGGGGCCTGCGGAAACGACGGCGGAGGACAACTTGCGAACGCTGACACTGGTGGATGCGGCTTACGCCAGCGCGGAAAATGCATGCGTCATTCCGGTGGCATTGATTTAA